One part of the Gemmatimonas sp. genome encodes these proteins:
- a CDS encoding YdeI/OmpD-associated family protein → MPPIYFPTPAAFRAWLHTHHASATELLVGYHKVGTGVPSMTWTESVREALCFGWIDGIRQRVDEARYTIRFTPRKPRSIWSAVNVQHVKELIAAGLMQPAGLKAFEARKDAKTGVYSFEKDAVELPAEFIAIFRKQKQAWRWFEASAPSYRKAATGWLMSAKREATRERRLQMLIECSELGVRLPHLRPSPRRGQGSRH, encoded by the coding sequence ATGCCCCCCATTTACTTCCCCACCCCCGCCGCCTTCCGCGCCTGGTTGCACACCCATCACGCCAGCGCCACCGAGCTCCTCGTCGGCTACCACAAGGTCGGCACCGGTGTGCCAAGCATGACGTGGACCGAGAGTGTGCGCGAAGCGCTCTGCTTCGGGTGGATTGACGGCATCCGCCAGCGCGTGGACGAGGCGCGCTACACCATTCGCTTCACGCCGCGAAAGCCCAGGAGTATCTGGAGCGCGGTGAATGTGCAGCACGTGAAGGAGCTGATCGCCGCGGGGCTCATGCAGCCGGCGGGGCTTAAGGCGTTCGAGGCGCGCAAGGACGCAAAGACCGGGGTGTACTCGTTCGAGAAGGACGCCGTTGAACTTCCGGCGGAGTTCATCGCGATCTTCCGGAAGCAGAAGCAGGCGTGGCGCTGGTTCGAGGCGAGTGCCCCCAGCTATCGCAAGGCGGCGACGGGGTGGCTGATGAGCGCCAAGCGAGAGGCAACGCGGGAGCGGCGGTTGCAAATGCTCATCGAATGCTCGGAGCTGGGGGTGCGGTTGCCACATCTGAGGCCGAGTCCGCGGCGGGGTCAGGGCAGTCGACACTGA
- a CDS encoding pyridoxal phosphate-dependent aminotransferase, translating to MTESLTAPIPGFRPVPRTGVIYVMDRARELGFRAGAEGWCNLGQGQPETGALPGAPARPSDVTISADDYEYAPVGGIDALRKAVANLYNARYRQGKASQYGPENVCICGGGRSSLTRVVASLGNVNLGHVLPDYTAYEELLEIFGTFSAIPLLLEPEAGYALSTKNLRREITGRGLGALLLSNPANPTGRVLRGSALNAWVHEARELKCTLVLDEFYSHYLWDEGLVEGATVSAAEFVDDVNSDPVVILDGLTKGWRCPGWRLSWIVGPESVIEAVTSAGSFLDGGGNRPLQEAACDLLEPARARQEVVAIHSAFARKRRILVDGLRAAGLTVDHEPDGGFYVWASVASLPAPLNDGEAFFEAALRERVITVPGLFFDINPGKRRANHTSRFTQYMRFSFGPDEAAVTEAVARLKRMVGAQTR from the coding sequence ATGACCGAGTCCCTCACTGCCCCCATCCCCGGCTTCCGCCCCGTGCCCCGCACCGGGGTCATTTACGTCATGGACCGCGCGCGTGAACTGGGCTTCCGCGCCGGTGCCGAGGGGTGGTGCAACCTGGGACAAGGGCAGCCGGAAACGGGCGCGCTCCCCGGGGCGCCGGCGCGACCGAGCGACGTGACCATCAGCGCCGACGATTACGAGTATGCGCCGGTGGGGGGCATCGATGCACTGCGCAAGGCCGTGGCCAACTTGTACAACGCCCGCTATCGGCAGGGGAAGGCGAGTCAGTACGGCCCCGAGAACGTGTGTATCTGCGGCGGGGGGCGTTCGTCGCTCACGCGCGTCGTGGCATCGCTGGGCAACGTGAACCTGGGGCACGTCCTCCCCGACTACACCGCCTACGAGGAGCTGCTGGAAATCTTCGGCACCTTCAGCGCCATTCCGCTGCTGCTCGAGCCGGAAGCGGGGTACGCGTTGAGCACCAAGAACCTGCGGCGCGAAATCACCGGTCGCGGACTGGGCGCGCTGCTGCTGTCCAACCCCGCCAACCCCACGGGGCGCGTGCTGCGCGGCAGCGCCCTCAATGCCTGGGTGCACGAGGCGCGTGAGCTCAAGTGCACCCTGGTGCTCGACGAGTTCTACTCCCATTACCTCTGGGATGAGGGGCTCGTGGAAGGAGCGACGGTGAGCGCTGCCGAGTTCGTGGACGATGTGAACAGCGACCCGGTGGTCATTCTCGACGGGCTCACCAAGGGATGGCGCTGCCCCGGATGGCGCCTCAGCTGGATCGTGGGGCCGGAGAGTGTCATCGAAGCGGTCACGAGCGCCGGCAGCTTCCTCGACGGCGGCGGCAATCGTCCGTTGCAGGAGGCCGCGTGCGATCTGCTGGAACCCGCCCGTGCGCGCCAGGAAGTGGTGGCCATTCACTCCGCCTTTGCGCGCAAGCGGCGCATTCTCGTGGATGGCCTGCGCGCCGCCGGGCTCACGGTGGACCACGAGCCGGACGGTGGCTTCTACGTGTGGGCCAGCGTGGCGTCGCTCCCCGCCCCGCTCAACGATGGCGAGGCGTTCTTTGAGGCCGCCCTGCGGGAGCGCGTGATCACCGTACCCGGGCTCTTCTTCGACATCAACCCAGGCAAGCGCCGCGCGAACCACACCTCGCGCTTCACGCAGTACATGCGCTTCAGTTTCGGCCCCGACGAAGCCGCCGTGACCGAGGCCGTGGCGCGGCTCAAGCGCATGGTCGGTGCGCAAACCCGATGA